The Panicum hallii strain FIL2 chromosome 9, PHallii_v3.1, whole genome shotgun sequence genome has a window encoding:
- the LOC112877969 gene encoding homeobox-leucine zipper protein HOX13-like, with protein sequence MKRQSKRPASSHESTEEGEKLAFAEDEALKARNTEHDEAELDDVDDDEDELAGGRAARSTCGLGEKKRRLALEQVRALERCFETDNKLDPDRKSRIARDLGLQPRQVAVWFQNRRARWKTKTLERDFAALRARHEALRADCDALRRDKDALAAEIRELRQKLSKPETAVKLEAAANDAAEERQATVGASAAALCSKDGSSDSDSSVVFNDVEASPYSGAAFEQPAFAGFGAPFLDTSAATTCCSSLSMFDTKWQQAPAYPYDSYKSGGGYGFTEEWLASSDVIGSGDGAASFFSEEHASSLNFGWCASGTEAWE encoded by the exons ATGAAGAGGCAGTCGAAGAGGCCCGCCAGCAGCCATGAATCCACTGAAGAAG GGGAGAAGCTGGCGTTCGCGGAGGACGAGGCCCTGAAGGCGCGCAACACGGAgcacgacgaggccgagctggaCGAcgtggacgacgacgaggacgagctggccggcgggcgcgcggcgcggtCGACGTGCGGGCTGGGCGAGAAGAAGCGGCGCCtggcgctggagcaggtgcgCGCGCTGGAGCGGTGCTTCGAGACGGACAACAAGCTGGACCCGGACCGCAAGTCCCGCATCGCGCGCGACCTCGGCCTGCAGCCACGCCAGGTCGCCGTCTGGTTCCAGAACCGCCGCGCCCGCTGGAAGACCAAGACGCTAGAGCGCGACTTCGCCGCGCTGCGCGCCCGCCACGAGGCCCTCCGCGCAGACTGCGACGCGCTCCGCCGCGACAAGGACGCACTCGCCGCCGAG ATACGGGAGCTGAGGCAGAAGCTGTCCAAGCCGGAGACGGCGGTGAAGCTGGAGGCGGCCGCCAATGACGCCGCGGAGGAGCGCCAGGCGACGGTCGGCGCGTCGGCTGCGGCGCTCTGCAGCAAGGACGGCTCCTCGGACAGCGACTCCAGCGTGGTGTTCAACGACGTCGAGGCGTCGCCGTACTCCGGCGCGGCGTTCGAGCAGCCGGCCTTCGCCGGGTTCGGTGCACCATTCTTGGACACGTCGGCGGCAACGACTTGCTGCTCGTCTCTATCCATGTTCGACACCAAGTGGCAGCAGGCGCCGGCATACCCATACGACTCGTacaagagcggcggcggctatGGCTTCACGGAGGAATGGCTCGCCAGCTCGGACGTGAtcggcagcggcgacggcgcggccaGCTTCTTCTCCGAGGAACACGCCTCCAGCCTCAACTTCGGCTGGTGCGCGAGTGGCACCGAGGCCTGGGAGTGA
- the LOC112873400 gene encoding arabinogalactan protein 1-like, with protein MARFAVVAAIVALLAVTAAAQAPAATPTPAPRMAPLPPPPARSPATAPAPAAKPPTASAPSPLASPPAPPAEGPAATAPSAMTPTTSVSAPAGAPTATPTGNDTDDESRERGHLRRGFTAV; from the exons ATGGCTCGCTTCGCCGTGGTCGCCGCCATCGTCGCCCTCCTCGCCGTCACCGCGGCCGCGCAGGCCCCGGCCGCGACGCCCACCCCGGCGCCCAGGATGGCCCCGCTGCCGCCTCCCCCGGCGCGGTCCCCGGCCACCGCCCCGGCCCCGGCCGCGAAGCCGCCCACCGCCTCGGCGCCGTCCCCGCTGGCCTCTCCCCCGGCCCCGCCCGCCGAGGGCCCCGCCGCGACCGCGCCCTCCGCGATGACCCCGACCACCTCCGTCTCCGCGCCGGCTGGCGCCcccaccgccacgcccaccgggaacg ATACTGATGATGAGAGCAGAGAGAGAGGACATTTGAGGAGGGGATTCACCGCGGTGTAG
- the LOC112876904 gene encoding uncharacterized protein LOC112876904 isoform X2, whose amino-acid sequence MRNQREETYQYFAASEMGCAMASGSDDLHQCPQPDQILGVSFFMKSETEEMNFSEKFDVELNEPYLVFKLCGISYAEMMLSILLMDWKSSNVMGNNAARKMAD is encoded by the exons ATGAGAAACCAGAGGGAGGAGACGTACCAGTACTTCGCCGCCTCCGAGATGG GCTGCGCCATGGCTTCTGGGAGTGATGATTTGCACCAGTGCCCCCAACCAGACCAGATACTCGGGGTGTCGTTCTTCATGAAATCTGAGACCGAAGAG ATGAATTTCTCAGAGAAATTTGATGTCGAGTTAAACGAGCCCTACCTGGTGTTCAAG CTTTGTGGAATAAGCTATGCTGAGATGATGCTCTCCATCCTCCTGATGGATTGGAAGTCTTCGAATGTCATGGGAAATAATGCTGCAAGGAAAATGGCAGATTGA
- the LOC112876904 gene encoding uncharacterized protein LOC112876904 isoform X1: MNLQVIEKFCSFLFMYICAGCAMASGSDDLHQCPQPDQILGVSFFMKSETEEMNFSEKFDVELNEPYLVFKLCGISYAEMMLSILLMDWKSSNVMGNNAARKMAD; this comes from the exons ATGAACTTGCAAGTTATAGAAAAATTTTGCTCATTTCTTTTCATGTACATCTGCGCAGGCTGCGCCATGGCTTCTGGGAGTGATGATTTGCACCAGTGCCCCCAACCAGACCAGATACTCGGGGTGTCGTTCTTCATGAAATCTGAGACCGAAGAG ATGAATTTCTCAGAGAAATTTGATGTCGAGTTAAACGAGCCCTACCTGGTGTTCAAG CTTTGTGGAATAAGCTATGCTGAGATGATGCTCTCCATCCTCCTGATGGATTGGAAGTCTTCGAATGTCATGGGAAATAATGCTGCAAGGAAAATGGCAGATTGA